A stretch of DNA from Streptomyces sp. NBC_01197:
TGCGCGATCTTGATGAGATACGAGTCGTCCTTGAACGTGTCCGTGGTCTCGTCGGGGTGCCACTTCGCCGAGTACATCGCGGTCTTGTAGTGCTCGAAGGCGGTGGGGCTCACGTTGAGCGCGGCGCCCAGAGCGCTCAGACCGTTCTTCGAGCCCTCGCCGCCGTTGTTGTCGATGAACGTGGCCCCGATGTACTGGACCTTGAACTTGCCCGCGTCGAGGTCCTTCTGGACGGTCGCCCCGACCGTCTGGTCGAACGTCGCGCAGATCGGGCAGCGCGGGTCCTCGTACATCTGCAGCGTCTTCTTGGCGGACGCCTTGCCGACGACGACCGTGGTGCCGTCCGTGCCCGATGTGTTCTTCGGCGCGACGACCTTGGCGCTCTTCGCCGCCTCCCAGCCGGAGGGCTTGTTCAGCTGCATGACTCCGTAACCGACGCCCGCGGCTATCGCGAGGACGACGACGATGGACCCGGCGACCACGATCTGCCGGCGGGTCTTGTCCCTCTTCGCCTGGCGCTCGCGCTCGGCGCGCAGCCGCTCGCGGGCCGCTGCCTTGTTGGTGTGGTTGTTGCGTGCACTCATGGTGGATTCTCCGTGGGACGTGGTGGGGGCAGAACGGAACTGCGTACTCAGCTCAGGACAGCAGCCGGGTACGGAGGTCCGCGCAGTCCCACGGAGTGCACGAGGAGCAGGGTGCGCGAGGTGCGCGGACGGTGCGCGGGGAGGGCCCCGTTCCGTACGGAGGCGCAGACCGCTCCCACGACGGCCACCGCGACGAGCAGCGGCCGGAAGGCGAGGGCGCCGACCGAACGGGCCACCGACGCCAGCGCGCTCTCGCCGCGCCGCAGCCAGAGCGCGGCCAGCAGCCCGACGGCGACATGCGCGCCGAGCAGCAGCCAGGGCAGCGCCGGGGCCGGTGAGTCGAGCAGTGCCACCGCGTCCTTGCCGGGACCGGTCACGGAGGCCAGCGG
This window harbors:
- a CDS encoding thioredoxin domain-containing protein, whose product is MSARNNHTNKAAARERLRAERERQAKRDKTRRQIVVAGSIVVVLAIAAGVGYGVMQLNKPSGWEAAKSAKVVAPKNTSGTDGTTVVVGKASAKKTLQMYEDPRCPICATFDQTVGATVQKDLDAGKFKVQYIGATFIDNNGGEGSKNGLSALGAALNVSPTAFEHYKTAMYSAKWHPDETTDTFKDDSYLIKIAQTVPELKDNKAFQKAVNDGTYDAWAMKMSAKFDKSGVQGTPTLKMDGKKLTTPGSDNAPMSVAGFNTALDKALKA